A stretch of the Amia ocellicauda isolate fAmiCal2 chromosome 10, fAmiCal2.hap1, whole genome shotgun sequence genome encodes the following:
- the LOC136759972 gene encoding P2Y purinoceptor 4, translating to MDMDLFTNDFYPQEKNESLPFPIPDGNQSCRFNEEFKYILLPVSYGLVFVLGLLLNSMALWMFLCKMRPWNPSTVFMFHLAVSDMLYVLSLPTLVYYYANRNDWPFGVWLCKIVRFLFYANLYSSILFLTCISVNRYLGICHPISSLKWIKVRHAHLASFLVWVVVTVCLFPNLFFVTTSQRDNDTLCHDTTRPEDFNEYVNYCSVIMVLLFVIPFLVIVVCYYLMARTLCRPRAGVLSSSKQGGGSYSRRKSIKLIIMVLVVFALCFVPFHITRTLYYTYRVLDADCTVLNVINFSYKITRPLASVNSCIDPILYFLAGDHYRAKLMRAVTGQSQINILQTVRQRPNHELAVIYKNPKVEECKGSASSAGNLTKQNNCS from the coding sequence ATGGACATGGACCTCTTCACCAATGATTTCTACCCCCAGGAGAAGAATGAGTCCTTGCCTTTCCCGATTCCAGACGGCAATCAGAGCTGTCGATTTAATGAGGAGTTTAAGTACATCCTGCTGCCCGTCTCTTACGGCCTGGTGTTTGTGCTGGGGCTGCTGTTGAACTCCATGGCCCTGTGGATGTTCCTGTGCAAGATGCGTCCCTGGAACCCCAGCACGGTGTTCATGTTCCACCTGGCGGTCTCAGACATGCTGTACGTGCTCTCGCTGCCCACGCTGGTCTACTACTATGCCAACCGCAATGACTGGCCCTTTGGGGTATGGCTGTGCAAGATTGTGCGCTTTCTCTTCTATGCCAACCTCTACTCCAGCATCCTCTTCCTCACCTGCATCAGTGTGAACCGCTACCTGGGCATCTGCCACCCCATCTCCTCACTCAAGTGGATCAAGGTTCGCCACGCCCACCTCGCCAGCTTTCTGGTGTGGGTGGTCGTCACTGTGTGCCTCTTCCCCAACCTGTTCTTCGTCACCACCAGCCAGCGAGACAATGACACGCTGTGCCACGACACCACGAGGCCCGAGGACTTCAACGAATATGTGAACTACTGTTCAGTCATCATGGTGCTGCTCTTTGTGATCCCCTTCCTGGTCATCGTGGTCTGCTACTACCTCATGGCTAGGACATTGTGCCGACCCAGGGCAGGCGTCTTGTCCTCCTCTAAGCAAGGAGGTGGCAGCTATTCCCGCCGGAAGTCCATTAAGCTGATCATCATGGTGCTGGTGGTCTTTGCCCTCTGCTTCGTCCCGTTCCACATCACCCGCACCCTCTACTACACCTACCGTGTGCTGGACGCCGACTGCACGGTCCTCAACGTCATCAACTTCAGCTACAAGATCACCCGCCCCCTGGCCAGCGTTAACAGCTGCATTGACCCCATCCTCTACTTTCTGGCTGGGGATCACTACCGTGCCAAGCTGATGCGAGCTGTCACTGGACAGTCCCAGATAAATATTTTGCAGACAGTGCGGCAGCGGCCCAACCATGAGCTGGCTGTGATCTACAAGAATCCCAAAGTGGAAGAATGTAAGGGGTCTGCTTCATCAGCAGGAAATTTGACTAAACAGAATAATTGTAGCTGA
- the sox3 gene encoding transcription factor Sox-3, whose amino-acid sequence MYSMMETEIKSPLPQSNTGSAAGGNGGKGSGGANDQDRVKRPMNAFMVWSRGQRRKMAQENPKMHNSEISKRLGADWKLLTDAEKRPFIDEAKRLRAMHMKEHPDYKYRPRRKTKTLLKKDKYSLPGGLLAPGANSVNNAVSVGQRMDSYAHMNGWTNGAYSLMQDQLGYPQHPSMNSPQIQQMHRYEMAGLQYNPMMSTAQTYMNAASTYSMSPAYTQQTTSGMGLGSMSSVCKTEPSSPPPAITSHSQRACLGDLRDMISMYLPPGGDGAEHSTLQGSRLHSVHQHYQSAGTGVNGTLPLTHI is encoded by the coding sequence ATGTATAGCATGATGGAAACCGAGATTAAAAGCCCGCTCCCGCAGTCCAACACGGGCTCGGCGGCGGGGGGCAACGGCGGCAAGGGCAGCGGCGGCGCCAACGACCAGGACCGAGTGAAGCGGCCCATGAACGCTTTCATGGTGTGGTCCCGGGGTCAGCGCAGGAAAATGGCCCAAGAGAACCCCAAAATGCACAACTCCGAGATCAGCAAGCGCCTGGGAGCCGACTGGAAACTACTGACTGACGCCGAGAAGCGACCTTTCATTGACGAGGCCAAGCGTCTGAGAGCCATGCACATGAAGGAGCACCCGGATTATAAATACCGACCCCGCAGAAAGACCAAgaccctgctcaagaaagacaAGTACTCCCTGCCCGGGGGGCTCCTGGCGCCTGGTGCCAATTCTGTGAACAACGCCGTCTCGGTGGGACAGAGGATGGACAGCTACGCACACATGAATGGCTGGACCAACGGTGCTTACTCCCTCATGCAAGACCAGCTGGGCTACCCGCAGCACCCGAGCATGAACAGTCCTCAGATCCAGCAGATGCACCGGTACGAGATGGCTGGGCTCCAGTACAACCCCATGATGTCCACCGCTCAGACATACATGAACGCTGCCTCCACTTACAGCATGTCTCCGGCGTACACCCAGCAGACGACCAGCGGGATGGGACTGGGATCCATGTCTTCCGTGTGCAAGACCGAACCCAGCTCCCCGCCGCCCGCTATCACTTCCCACTCGCAGAGAGCGTGTTTGGGAGACCTGCGGGATATGATCAGTATGTATCTCCCTCCTGGGGGAGATGGGGCCGAGCACTCCACGCTGCAGGGCAGTCGGTTACACAGTGTGCACCAGCACTACCAGAGCGCAGGGACTGGCGTGAACGGGACGCTACCCCTCACCCACATCTGA